The following is a genomic window from Neodiprion pinetum isolate iyNeoPine1 chromosome 3, iyNeoPine1.2, whole genome shotgun sequence.
gatttcaattaaattaattgcgtAAAGACCTCGGATGAGAAACTTCTGCAAGAGGTAGCGGAGAGAAACGCAACTTTTATACCAATAGTTCTGGAGTTGTGAAACGAATTTTTGATGCGACCTACGTGAAACAGCGAGATTCGGTCTTTTGTCTGACTGGATGTACCTCAAACATCGCAATTTAAGATATAAAGTAGATGGAGGAGATGCAAAGTTTGAAAGCAAtagttatttcaaattttatcgtgGTATTAGCTATTCGTATTACAGGCCACACGGTTCGAGCTTTGCATGCAACAATATGAGGATGGTTCGAACCAAACTTTGttcaaaacataaaaaaaaaactcataaaTAAAATGGCGCGTATGTTATATTTAGAAACCCATAAAAACCATCCCCTCGGTATTCTTATCCATCGatattttatcttcttttcgAGTCACTTCCACGGGAAATAACCGCGCGTGCTCAAGgcaaaatattcattttttctcgtgAACCACACCGTTATAATGGGATAAATATCTGCAAGCATAACTATTCCTATATCTATGTTCGAAAGCCGGAAGAGTTTGTTTTCCGTTGAAAGGTATTTTTATTCCCTGATTACCATTCGCTGACCCCTCAGGCTCGTTAAGGGTGTATGGATTTGGTAATCATCTGAGAAGcgataaatattacaaactaTGCGTAATCAGAGAGCGAACCTCTCATCTACCGCAATGAATACAGAGTGTGATTTTGCAGGAAAGTAGCGGTGTAACGTTACAGCAGCGAGCGCGTTGAGATTGCTGCCACAGAGGAGCTTTGCATGTGAGATACGAGAAAATCGCTCGGAATATCCGTACGAGTACAGgtttatttcattaaaatgtACATTCATTCACAGATAGCATTTACCAGCTGCGTACCTATATCCACACGGGTACATACGCGCACGTTGCTGTTGCGTAACAACTTATACTACGGACCGGAAACTGACCGCGAGGTGGTCAGTATGTATATGAGGATATTCGAGGTCGTTGAGCTCGTCGGTCGCGTACATCAGAGTGCTAAAAATTGGGTTTGCGATaatgattgtaaatttatCCATCGTCGTTACCTCATGTCAGCACTCTCAATTTGTAAACAAGTTTTTCTTGATACGACTTGTACGAGTATATGATCGATTATTAGACCCTGCCTTGTATTCGCAAAATCCCCAATTTCATTCCGgacttgaaattattatattattattattattgttgttattgttattattattattattttgtttgatAGCAGCGATATTCTTTTATACTTTTGAACGCTACCAAAGAAGGAATTTTAATTCACTCCGTGGTGAATAATTAATAGCACAAGACACCGCAGCCCTGTGACAACATACGAAGCTACTGGCAGACGTAtgttatatacctatatatttatCTACACGTTCTTAGAGAGGATCCGGTTACGTCCAGCCTACCGATTAAGCATCAAGCAAATGGAGCAGAACAATTCACAGTGGAATATGCGAGGCACCGAATCTCTAACGATAAGgcttggagaaaaaaaatacatacgaATGCGAAGGTCGTGTACGCACGAATTGAAGTGATAATTAAATTACGATGACCACGTGTGAAAACGATGAAACTTTTTATCTTTATATTATACGcgaaaatgtataatttagaATAATACTGATACATATACACTTTTTATGAAAGCTTCATAATCAGTATAAGTCACGTTTATCTACCGTATACACAATAAATATTTGCGAAATTTCACGTTAGGACGGTATATTTTATGTCGTACAGATTGATAATTACCTATGCAAAACATACCCGAGATTGCCGAGACAGTATGAATTTTAGTTGGCACTATATTCTAGActatattattgtatttataaataaaagcgTCTGACTTCTTTATCTGATTACcatatttaacaaaaaatcatTATCATATTGTAACAACGATAAGAAATGGCATGGTGTAACGCATTCCGTAATAATTAACGAGATGCGTGATTCAATctacgttgaaaaaaatacgttttataagtttattcattttcgaTCTGACAATAACTTATCTTCATCGTTACTAGATTCACGTGATTCGCATGCGGTGTTGCAACGGCATCTTTACcgtgaatgtttttttttcccgcttttacattttttttttttattttacttcgatTTGTTTGGTGAGGGTTGATCGTTTGGGCATTAGTTTCACTCTCGCTGGGACACGCGTTTGACCTTGATGACTTCATGTCTCTACAACCAACCAGAACCGAGTAatatttcttataatatttcaattcgtctagattggCTGGTATGacgatgtgaatttttttcagatagtaATACTAATGCTGACTAAAACCTCGCagtcacaaattttttgaaacattattacttttacattaaaatatatactgagaaaaaaagtttttgccatgttatttccaaaaaaaactTCGGTCACAAAGCGGACTATCTTAGAGTTTAGGTAAACTCtgtaaaaatttggcaattgtttttgaattatttgaagttgacTTAGGAGGTAGacggaaaaaattcgtcaacaacCAAAATAAGGGCCACTCTAATGCTCAGTTATGGCAGACCATAGACTAAATAGTAAAATATGCGGCGGCACGAAAGCTGGAAATAATAggataatttcaatttttttaaatcacagattattattaatgtgaTTCAAAAGTAACACTTCTACTTGactggtttcttttttcaaatgtcGTTTAATTCGGTTCAAAATTGGataatattacgtatattGACTCGACGCCACCTGTAAGAGGTCAATATACGTTCTGATACGGCAGCATCGCGGAATGAAATACCATCGAAAATGGCTGTTTCGATTCAGCCTATCCTGTATGTTCCGCATACCGACCAGACCGTGTTTTTTCAGCGCCCTCAAATTCTGCAAGATTGCGATTATTCCGTTGCGCGTTGACGgtagagttttttttcttagggTCTAGATCCAGTCTTAATAGACCATACTAAACTAAGGCTTACACAGCTGAGTTCGGCAGCTGCATGTGCTTCAATTTTCGATACCTATTTTCGACAGATAGCTagtggagaaaaagaaacacccGAGGGCCGACGCTACGTTATGAAACTCAAGTTTATGCAGCTTTTACGAACAACACAAAGAAGATATTGATCGTAGAATCCGTCAGCTCACACTTAATGCGTTTATTATGTACAAAGTAAGCTGCATAACTCAGATTAAGTAAACTGGAGCAATACAGATGTAAGTTAACAGAAAATAATACAGACAGTGTGGTAAAATTCGTCCAGTTACCGCTAAGCTTGAAATCTCCAAATCGTTATCACCGTCGCCGTGACCTCGATCTTGTCCATCGTCGGGTGAATCATCgtctgaaaaataacaaaaaagaCGCTACATTAGTATTTTTAGAACCGCAATTCAATGgtagaaaatttctttcaattattaGTTAAACACTTCGATTAGTCTTCACAGACTGTTGACATCATTATCTATTGGGATGCAATATATGGGAAATAGCCACGTTTCCGTCGATTTGGTTATAAGAAGATCGATTTGGTTGTAAAAGTTACTTTTTGACCCAATTATTACTGTATAATGTAACTATATTGTACACTATTGTATATAAACTCAATGTAAAAGATTAAGAGCCTAATAACACTCGTGAAGTTTACTGTGCTTTGATATTTGCGTCATTTAGCTCAAATGATCACTTGATTACTCGCATTGGGGTACCACACTGCTGAGCTACATTCAACATCTGATGAGTCCcagtataaatattatcatcTTACAAAGATTGAACccatattttatttaagaTTAATGGGCAAAGATTGAATTCAATAAACACAACTTGTTCATTTGGTTACAACTGGTTGTACAAAACTGTGTTATATTGGGATCATGCGAATGTTTAAACGAAATTACGAACAGATCAATGATATGTTATCTAAATTGAACGACATGCTTCAATTAAATTATGCACATGGCGTAAGTATACATGGTTATATAGAGAGATATCGGTATGAAGGGCATGAATTCTCTTCATCTATGTAAAATATGCAATACTATCCAAGGTTTGTTCGAATAATTTCTGAAACGCAAGTTTTCTGCGTGGCTCGCATTTTTCTTGATCCGCTTGTCCCACATACGGCTTGTTCATTTGTATCTGTAAAATACTATACCTATTATACTAGTCAAGTTTAGGATTTTTCTTCACACACCAATGAGAAAATGTTTAACTTTTCTTCACAACATAATACTAATGTCGTAGCACttcaatttcatgaaatttataatcaacTACATACTTCAATTTTCTGGTTTAGGGAAGTGAGTATAGTCAGCAAAAATTATCACTGTGTTTGCTCACCATAATTAGAATACTGTGGTGTTCCTTACAGACCAGTTGAGCCCTCCACCTCTTCATACTCTCCTGCAGGAATCCTTGTAGGTGGTTTATATTCTCTTTTAGAAAGTACACAACACTTCGTGGGGGTTACTTCTGGCGAACCTGGGTGGCCTTACATTGCTCCTTCCAAAGCGAGTCTTCCTCATATGTAGATTATGAATTCGCTGTGCTGCGGTCGCCAGTTGATCCCACACCAAATTCACACAATATCTAAAAATTATTGCGAATCTCATACTAACCATAGTCACCAAACTCCTGGGCCTCCGTGTCGTCTGAATCATCATCCTCGTCTCTGTTCAATTCACCATCATCATCCTCGTTCGGGTCGTCAGTCTCGTCTTCTTGATCATCGTCTTCATTGTTATCGCCAGTATCATAATTATCGGCATCATCAGTataatcatcattatcatcattatcatcattctCATTATTGTCactatcatcattatcatcattatcgtCATTGTCGGCAGTATCGTGATTATCGTCATTTTCGGAATTATCTGCAGTATCATCATTGTCGTCATTATCAGCATTATCGTTATCACTTTCAGCAACAATTTGAGCTTCCGGAAATGCAAGCTCTGCATTTGTGTCTGGAGTTGGACTGTGTTCTTCCAAATAATCGTAGCTTGAAAACATCAAACGCCTACGCAAAGGGCTTCTGGGATTCTCAGATTCGATATCAGACAGATATCTAACACGTCCTGAGGCAAAGATTAGTCAAGGATCAGAAACTCGTTCTTCATCTAGGATCCCAATAGAAATAGTGATCGCCTTGATCAACACAACCCGTAGTGAAAATTACTTACGCCCCAGATTTTCCTGATACAAGTGATCGGATCGATATTTTGAttggtgatttttttgatgTCGTGAATGAGTTTTACTAGAAGACCTAGCACTGTCTTTCTTCAGATTAATTAGGCAAGGTGCAGATTCAATTACGCGAGTAGCTTTCAAGATGCCATCTTCATTCCGAACAATGCAAGTACACCTCTTAGTGTCTGCCGGGCAGCTAAGGGAAATAAAATGTGATATCATTGAAAAcacaatttaataaaataatattttactatTTAAAAATACTATATAACAAACATACCAAAATGAACCCGGCCCAATACAGTCAATGGCTGATTTACCCCTGTAATAttggaaattagaaaaattttatgggtaaagatttttatcaattgtaCAAAGAATTTGTATCAATCTCGTAATTACGTTAGCTGATTACGGCATATCGCGGTcgctgttgcgaaaattctaCCATCACTATTTTCACAAATTGGAGTAGACCAGTGGGACCAAAGAGACGTTATTTCGGGGGGAATCGAAGTCCATGGGCCAAACTCTTCGCAAAACTGATAAGTAATTATTGCCCAACTTAAACTCCAATGGTAAGAAGTAAATACAACTTGCACCAGGAGGATGTACGTACTCaataagtagaaaaaaaaaccgtctgCACACGATTTGCTTAGAATCAaccatttttttgaaaatgaagtgAAAAACAGTACCGGCTGTTTTTCATGACATTCCGGATCGCATTGCGGAGAATGAATTCCTTTAATTGTCGTAGCACAACATTCAGCCACTCCGCATACTCCTCGTGGTGAACAAAGAGATTCTGGTAGGGGTGTACGGAAACAAGTTGGAAAGCCTATGTTAAAACGATGTAAAATAATCAGATGTTGTGTACCAAACCACAAGTCATTGAACTAAATTCAGTTTTGTTGTCACGAAAAATGCAATGGCAATATTCATAGATCGGCTAAAAGCAACTAtggataaatttaaatatttttgaaattgcaaatttttgtgACTCGtaaaaacgataattttttagtaaaattaaacatatttaAATATGCGTGATGGTATTGATCACCAAGACCACCTAGACCAGATTCAAATCggagaaaattgttttgatTCTTGCAGTACTTTACGTGAAGTCATTTGTTAAACTGCTCTTACATATTTTCGATTTCTGCGGTACTTTACGTCGACCcactttcgaaaatatttttataaattaacaCTAATGAGAATTTCAGAACCAgtataaaaatgtatgcatttttcaaattgaattttttatacttttgccagaaaaaatttaaaaagtttctTTACGTTTTGCTGTAAAATTATGAATTCTGAAAACTAAGATACACCTATTCCGAAACTGGTATCTACTGTAGTTACCTATACAACTTTTTGGAAGAAAGTTTTTGATATACCGATCCTCCCCAATAAAAATCACTAATAATACTATTATGTTGCATTAGTTTCTTCAGGCTTGTAAAATAGCGTAATCGTATCATTAAGGTCTGTGAAATGTTTCCATTTATGAATATAGCagaattgaattttgataaacaCAAGCTCAATtttctgtttaaaaaatctgttcaTTATTACATTTCATGGAATGTATGAACACTTGATTAAATCGTAATGAATTAACAGCAAGAACCTTCAGTCGGATAAAGTTGTTGATTGGCCATTGGTATGGAGCAATTGCAGGGTTTAGCATATTCAGTAAGCAGTGTTACGTCACATAATCTTCTGTGAACACGTGCGCTGGTATTAGCCGATGGTATAGCTTCCGTGAAGATACAGTCAGACTTTCTCCGTCGCATCAGCTGATCAGAACACAAAATCCAAGAACGAACAGTGGCACATTTGCATAGACCGAGAAAAAACTCGCCGACTTCAGAACTATCAGCAATTTTTGACTTCCTTGGAATATTCCGAAGTTCGACGAATAACTGCAAGGGAAATGTTGGTGGGATTAAggtaaagaaatatttgaaaatagttcTACTAGATGATAGAAGATTGGATTAAGGACAAAGTACGTGAGAATTAATACATACGGCACAAAATTCTTCACCAATTTCAACGAACCCACACTGTTGGAGATGCAGCTGCTGGGTCCAATGCCCAATGTTGTAGCTTGGATACTCGTCATTTCCTTGTGAAACTGAGAGAAATAAACCCCATCCAGGATCGTTGTCATCACTTTTGTCAATGTCATTCAATCCGATGGTTTTAACGTAAAATAAGATCACAAATATCATCAAATATGTAAGTATAAACATAGCCTGCTAGTCATTGGTCGCAGTTCCCGCCGGGAAATTCGTGACACGGACGTCAGTCAGGTTGTCACCAGTCGCCCAGAGAGACAGGTGGTGCCAATCAAGCCAGCTGTCAAAACATACACTGCTGCTCTCTCTTGAATTTTTAGTACACTCATTTTTCAACATATGAAAAATCAATCGATCGACCACGGAGCTTATATATGAGGAGAATTATTGACATAGGCTTCTTGGCTTTATTTGCGATCAGAAAAAAGGAGCCCGATCATTTTCTCACAATATTCTAGTAAGGATAGCGCTCGCTGGTGACATAATGTCAGATTCATGGCGTCCGTTTGTTATTGTTTGTATCACGTGATCGCCACAGATCGCGGCATTCCGCTTCTACACCTGACACTAGCAACGCCAGCGCCTCTAATGTAGAAAGATCTGGCTGcaagtgtatatatataggtatatcagtGCGCAAGTGTAAAGAACGTAGAGAGCGGTAAGGAAGGAGTCAGATGTGTGCAGATGTGCCTGGCTACAGCCGCTGCAGCGCAGCTTTTCGGATGAACCAATGGAAAAGTTCCGCGAGTTGACGTGAGGCGCTGTTTTCAAAACACTTATTAAATGACATTTTCAAATCTCAATTAAATAAAGTTGTGTGTTCCATTGATTAAAtctatcgttaaaaaatttggaattcaagatattttcattttactacGTTAACAGCAAAGAATCCTCTGGTTGAACCCTTACTGCTAATCAGCGCCATTCTGGTAACTTATTGAATTACAGTGTGATGCCTTATGGCGGACACTTCCACTTGAAAACTCAGGTGACATTGTCCTCATTCCATCTACCATCCGTAATAAGTCGAGAGGTCCGAGAGGTGTACGAGTACTGTACAGTGGTTTTGTAGAATAGCGATAATACTTCGTTAGGAATGGGAAGAAAGGAGTCACGAATGACGTACAAGCGACGATAGAATTATTTGACACGTCCGCCTTTTGCAACGATTAGTTGTTTGAGGTTATGGAATTATATAACAAAACTTAAAAAGACTACATTGTTATTGTTGTGACATTTGGTGATAGTAATTTTTATCGTTTCCAAGTATGCTAgcatttttaataatttgtcATCGGTATTAGCCCGTAATGATTGACGGATGTTATCTCCGTAGCAGAAGTTCCTTTCCACCTGTGAagataatgatatttttaaaaatataaccTGTTCATCGAGGTTACGAAAGCACAATTGAACAATTCGAGTAACGTAGGTAAAAAGATGTCTGCAGTTTCATACAATCCTCGGGATATGCCTGGTAGGCAAGAAATAATAGAGCTTGCGAGACTCTTGCGACAGAATGGTGATAAAGTCCTAAGCGCAACAAGCAAATTATCCTTGTCAACATCGCTTTTGAACAATTTGAACGAAGCGTTTACTTTAATTGTTGACGAAAATGAAGACTTGGAATCATCGTTTCGAGTATGCAATAGCTCAAAGATTGACATATTCAGAGACCTCAAGTTTCTCCATGACATCGTACAGAAAACGACCAGCTTGAAAATTACCCACAGACCCAGTGATTGTAAAACCAATGTCGATATAACAAAATTTAGACACTTAAAATACCTTGAACTACAAAAAGTTTGCATTGAATCTGTCCGAGGATTGCAAGGGGTCAGAGGACAGTTAGAAAATGTTGTATGTGCCGGTGGCAGAGGTGTTGGTTCGGTCGGAAGACTGCTGGGTATGTTCggaaaacataattttttctacaccTCTCATTAGCAATCGTAACTAAGAAACcagaataaattgaataatactTATGCATTTATTGTATCTCCCAATATAGCTGCTTGTGGCGGGGATGCGAGTGCAGATTTTGTATGGGGATCCTTAAAATCTCTGATATTACCTTACAATGCATTGGCCAGAATAGATAAGTCTCTGGAACTAGCGCCATGGTTGCAAACGTTGGACCTGAGCCATAATTTAATATCATCGGCAAAGGAAATAGACTGTTTGccaaatttgagaaaaatcaacTTGGGATATAACAAATTAGAATCAGTACCAGAATTTAGTAAGCCTGTGTTCCACAGCTTGCAAGTTCTTGTATTGAAGAATAACTACATAGAGAACATTAGTGGTGAATAAACAATTTGGAAAAACCTTAGATTTTATGAAGAAATATTTACTCTGCTGATATTCATATGagtataatattaatcacaTTTCTTTAGGACTCAAGGGATTGGAATCTCTCTCCGAGCTTGATTTGTCGTATAACTGCTTGACAGATCACTCGGTATTGTGGCCCTTAGAGAATATGTCTGCACTTTTGTGGGTTTCCTTGGAAGGAAATCCTCTAGCTTTTCATCAAAGACACAgaatattttctatcaaaCATTTGCATCCAAGCCTAGCATATAGTAAGGTATGataaaagatttttcattattatttgttaCGTTGACtaatgttattcttggatatgaaggtcagaactcaaaacacttttttatagtgttaacgtttcagccCTGATGGGAGCCCTCCTCAGaaccaatttatttaaacgatctgtcacgaacaaaaataataaaataatgtacaactccCTTTTTTAACAACTCCTTTTTTTAACaactcctttttttttgttcgtgacagatggtttaaataaattggttctgaggagggcccccatcaGGGCTGAAACTTTAACActataaaaaagtgttttgagttctgaccttcatatccaagaataacattaGTCAACAAGTCACCAAGGTcaagaaaaaattgtcttcATTATTTGTTACGTTTGGAGTCTTCGATCTGGAACACAGTTCAATATGTACTTCGTAACGCCTGTCCGATCAATCGTTTTTCCAACTACTTCTACTTTAAATATGCTTTGTCTTCACATGTGTCAACATCCCCAATATTTGGATGCACCAAATTATATTAAATGCTAATTGGTACAATAAAGGTACCAACATTAATGTTCTTGGAATGCAAAATATTAactaattgcaaaaaattattggaaaatacttctctggaaatttaattttctccaaTGTAAAAAATAGTATACGTACTTAATTTGTAAGAAATTCACATAATTTTCATCATGTCAATTCTGAATATGAATTTAAAATCTATACTATAAAAATATGATGGTGATTTTGTGTTGTCTTTTTGTTCTAGTTTATACTGGATCAAGTACCACTCTCTAAAGCTGAAAAGCAAATTGTCAGTGAAAATCGATTGTTCTCAATCAGATCTACACGCTCTGTATCTGGTGATGATTTAGCATCATTATCGAATTCTATAAGATCTGATGTTACATCAACTTCTTTCGAGACAATGATATTCAATGAATCTCTGACTCAGAGCCAATGTGCAGATGTAACGAAACACGAGCGTCcaaaatctcgaaaaaagagaaacataACAGACGCTGTCATTACAGATATTGATCACAGTAAACAAGATGGCAAGTTGGATTCCAGTTTAATTTCCAACATAGGTAAACGCATTTGCAAATCATATAAACGTGtaaatcattatttattcatctttttccatatgatgtaataataattctgtCACACTTTGCGAAACAGAAGCATCGACAGAGCACTTGGATGTCAAAAAACAAGTGGAGGCTTTGCGTGAAAAATATGGTGAAAATGATTGGCTGCATGAGCAGGCTGGGACATTCGTTCAAGATATTATGGGATTGGAACGCTCCTCTGGTCCCCTGCTGTCTTACAAACCAGCTCAAACCTCTGCAAATACACCAGTCGATGTACCAATCAACGACTCAGCTTCTAAAAAGTTGGATAATTCGAGCGCAGCTACAGAACTTACTGCCGAGCCCTTGATAGAAGCAAAATTTAAGCAAATAGATGAAGATGACAATGAATCCATTGGTGTAGCAAATGAGAAAGACGAAGAAACTTTGGACAGTAATAATTTACTTGTAAATGAAATTGTCTCTGTATCCACAGTTACGCATTCTCAACCGGAGCCTGCATATGACGGTGACGAAGGTGAGTCTATTTCACAATTTATATGTGCATGATTAAACACAAAATGCGATTGTGATACAAGCAGTGTGGTATtaagataataaaattactTATACTCGATTTTAATACAGAATGAGTATTGATCAACTATCTGTATTTTTCTGTGTTTAGAGAAAGGCGATTTATATGTAGTGCAGAAAAAGAAGACTGCAGATGAAACTGAACGTTTATTTTTGGTAGTCACACCTGAGTATGTTAATCATCCTACAAATTGGTGGAATTATCTTCAATCAACTGTTTATTTAACTTTGTTAATCTCAACCATTTTCGATATTACAGTGATATAAAGGAAAAAGATGAAATGACGGGTAGGGTAAAATGTCGCTGGGCAACCAACATGGTTCTCTCTTGTGTAATGGGTAGAGGGGATGTAACAACTGTCGATATTATTTTTGACACAACTAAAAGAGATCGACAATATAGGACTTATTTCATGGAACCTAATGACGCTAAGGTATAACTTAGACACGTACTAATAACGTTAAACATAAAGCAATTCTTTGTGTtgatatacataataatatctCTATTTTGAATTGTACTTGTAGCAATTGGTAGCTACTGTTAGTGAAATAATAAACGGACAACAAATAGCATTAAAAGTTTACAAATGCATAAAGTGCTCAACTCATTTCTCGCAGGACGTAGATCGTACAGCATTGGCTTCAGTTTTTATATCAGGTGAGCTCATGTGCAATTGACTATCTTTGGATTTACTTTTCAAAGCTGGAACTGCTAATGTAACAAATGGATTAATTTGTTGtctcaaaatattaaaatgtGCTTAAACAACTCTGCTAATCTATGACTTGGTTCAGATTTGAAAGGACCCAAGTGCCCTACATGTGGAAGCAGTTTTGTCATTGAAGAAGATGAACTTCTGACTCCAGAAGTAGATAAGCGTGCTGCTGTTAAAGGAAAAGATTTCAACGAATTATTGCCGGAACACTTACTAGAACCGCCAAGTGATATAGGACTGCAACATTCAGAATCTCATTCGAGTATTGGTGAGTCTTTCATACACGAACTGATAAGCTTTGATTTAAGATAGCCAGTATTTTGTGCACAAAACTCTTATAACCAATTAACTTTTTCACTAGCagaattgcaaaaattgagaattgaAGTATCTTgcttatcattttttttctcacaatcagtattggtttataatttttaaatattgtgtTGTTAGATTTACGTAGGAATTAGCTGAATTTTCTGTAACGTTCTCTttgggttttttttattctcatagCAATACCATACAAAAATGATCCACAGTTGACAATCTTTTACGAAGTTGTTTCAGAATAAACTTTTCCTAAACTGTTGTTATGTAGTGCTTTTAATTTGTAGTACATAATGTAACTTACTAATCCCTGGTGCAGGTGCCATGGAAAGTGACATGCAAATTGTTCCCAGTTCTATGGTGTACCCTGACTTCCACACCCAAGCCCAAGCCAAAGTCCAAGTGCAGTGTAAGCTCTACCTAATCATAATAATGCATATTAAATTTCACCCTCCTGCCCTTCGCTTCTGGACTTTGCCACTTTGAAGTTGTTCATCTGTCAATGTTTTGTGCCTCCAAACATCTTTTTGAATAACATCACAAATTAAATGATTGCGGGATTTTAAGATATAGATATTATTATGAAACTTCATCATAG
Proteins encoded in this region:
- the LOC124214116 gene encoding serine/threonine-protein kinase 11-interacting protein isoform X4 gives rise to the protein MSAVSYNPRDMPGRQEIIELARLLRQNGDKVLSATSKLSLSTSLLNNLNEAFTLIVDENEDLESSFRVCNSSKIDIFRDLKFLHDIVQKTTSLKITHRPSDCKTNVDITKFRHLKYLELQKVCIESVRGLQGVRGQLENVVCAGGRGVGSVGRLLAACGGDASADFVWGSLKSLILPYNALARIDKSLELAPWLQTLDLSHNLISSAKEIDCLPNLRKINLGYNKLESVPEFSKPVFHSLQVLVLKNNYIENISGLKGLESLSELDLSYNCLTDHSVLWPLENMSALLWVSLEGNPLAFHQRHRIFSIKHLHPSLAYSKFILDQVPLSKAEKQIVSENRLFSIRSTRSVSGDDLASLSNSIRSDVTSTSFETMIFNESLTQSQCADVTKHERPKSRKKRNITDAVITDIDHSKQDGKLDSSLISNIEASTEHLDVKKQVEALREKYGENDWLHEQAGTFVQDIMGLERSSGPLLSYKPAQTSANTPVDVPINDSASKKLDNSSAATELTAEPLIEAKFKQIDEDDNESIGVANEKDEETLDSNNLLVNEIVSVSTVTHSQPEPAYDGDEEKGDLYVVQKKKTADETERLFLVVTPDDIKEKDEMTGRVKCRWATNMVLSCVMGRGDVTTVDIIFDTTKRDRQYRTYFMEPNDAKQLVATVSEIINGQQIALKVYKCIKCSTHFSQDVDRTALASVFISDLKGPKCPTCGSSFVIEEDELLTPEVDKRAAVKGKDFNELLPEHLLEPPSDIGLQHSESHSSIGAMESDMQIVPSSMVYPDFHTQAQAKVQVQCSATSLDDSRESTPSVGTVTKKYESDIEILSNPSQSSIEVLDENSISSSTPIRKRSSEERRIAVVPSLLTIPDVNILPAGLTESSSSGLLSSMKIGPSKLSSPISETDPAFVGSSIQYSYTNYSSIDHRVKLHIILHVFEHPQEDLVLLLKADILTKDMSRTIPGCLILSTSKVYLLKIIGPEGEDPQKWLQKECSWTMDRLRTFAPLPFKQGILVDFYQPGTLEEASSNTTLVCILQDFQRTSNFLSYLTDLLLPDSCEVKYSVPQHCTSRLNDLLKFSKSHQDGDALRLLALFSRCTIKYENQNTIIKVAGLLVTMSTLLVMEDNMQWLIPQSSEKPVIVAEQAMSNLIEVEHNGTSLTLSYLDEVAGTEETWIIEFVSSGAVETVINSIQPPWEDLFSVPLQVTHRTPLNTPKT
- the LOC124214116 gene encoding serine/threonine-protein kinase 11-interacting protein isoform X2 produces the protein MSAVSYNPRDMPGRQEIIELARLLRQNGDKVLSATSKLSLSTSLLNNLNEAFTLIVDENEDLESSFRVCNSSKIDIFRDLKFLHDIVQKTTSLKITHRPSDCKTNVDITKFRHLKYLELQKVCIESVRGLQGVRGQLENVVCAGGRGVGSVGRLLAACGGDASADFVWGSLKSLILPYNALARIDKSLELAPWLQTLDLSHNLISSAKEIDCLPNLRKINLGYNKLESVPEFSKPVFHSLQVLVLKNNYIENISGLKGLESLSELDLSYNCLTDHSVLWPLENMSALLWVSLEGNPLAFHQRHRIFSIKHLHPSLAYSKFILDQVPLSKAEKQIVSENRLFSIRSTRSVSGDDLASLSNSIRSDVTSTSFETMIFNESLTQSQCADVTKHERPKSRKKRNITDAVITDIDHSKQDGKLDSSLISNIEASTEHLDVKKQVEALREKYGENDWLHEQAGTFVQDIMGLERSSGPLLSYKPAQTSANTPVDVPINDSASKKLDNSSAATELTAEPLIEAKFKQIDEDDNESIGVANEKDEETLDSNNLLVNEIVSVSTVTHSQPEPAYDGDEEKGDLYVVQKKKTADETERLFLVVTPDDIKEKDEMTGRVKCRWATNMVLSCVMGRGDVTTVDIIFDTTKRDRQYRTYFMEPNDAKQLVATVSEIINGQQIALKVYKCIKCSTHFSQDVDRTALASVFISDLKGPKCPTCGSSFVIEEDELLTPEVDKRAAVKGKDFNELLPEHLLEPPSDIGLQHSESHSSIGSATSLDDSRESTPSVGTVTKKYESDIEILSNPSQSSIEVLDENSISSSTPIRKRSSEERRIAVVPSLLTIPDVNILPAGLTESSSSGSLTDSVCTTYENKRLKPAESNTKLITNALSGNGTDTMVDQKDATPQPVTNLSSILGGLLSSMKIGPSKLSSPISETDPAFVGSSIQYSYTNYSSIDHRVKLHIILHVFEHPQEDLVLLLKADILTKDMSRTIPGCLILSTSKVYLLKIIGPEGEDPQKWLQKECSWTMDRLRTFAPLPFKQGILVDFYQPGTLEEASSNTTLVCILQDFQRTSNFLSYLTDLLLPDSCEVKYSVPQHCTSRLNDLLKFSKSHQDGDALRLLALFSRCTIKYENQNTIIKVAGLLVTMSTLLVMEDNMQWLIPQSSEKPVIVAEQAMSNLIEVEHNGTSLTLSYLDEVAGTEETWIIEFVSSGAVETVINSIQPPWEDLFSVPLQVTHRTPLNTPKT